The Argentina anserina chromosome 5, drPotAnse1.1, whole genome shotgun sequence genome includes the window CAGAGCTATGTCATGATTCTCTACTTATTTCGTCACTGATCTTTGAAAGCAATATCCAATATCATCAATTCAGCAAGGGAATTGAACTATTGAAGATGACAATTTAAGCTAGCTTGATGGTTGCAATTCTTAAATTTTCATCTTCAGTACCCTTGTTGAATTGCTCATATACCATTTGTGAATCCCCTACTTTATCTCAGCTCTAGAATCTAGAGTTATATCTGAAGATTGACATGTTGTATTCTAGAGTTgtatactgaaagtgcaactATCTATATATACAGGTACAGAGACGCTTAGAGCAAAATCGTGAAGCTGCTCGCAAGAGTCGTATGCGGAAAAAGGTGAAGCTTCACTCATATTTCATCTTCATGTATTTCATTCCTGAAGTTGTCTACTTATTGCAGTATTATTGTTCTGTACTACTCTAGGCTTATGTCCAACAACTAGAAACAAGCCGCCTAAAATTGGCACAACTGGAGCTGGAACTGGACAGAACTAGAAAGCAGGTGAGTAGATAATCTCTACTTTTTGTCTCTGATCATGCTCCAAAATAGTAAACCAGTGACTGCCCGATTGCAGGTAGCCTATGGAGGCAGTTCATTTGGTGGTAATCATATGGGATACAACGGAATTGTGGATTCAggtttgtgattgttgatagATACTGTTGAATTCATCTCCAAAGACTAGAGCTAATTGATAATCATCTTATTGATCCAGCTTTTTCTAAGACCAGGCTTAAGGCTATCTAACTTTTACACCCGAAAGCTCTCTTCATGTATTAGACATGTTAATCTTCAGTggtgaaaacaaaaacaaaaaaacctgAAAAAAGGATATATAAGTTGCGAGACGCATAGTTGTGTAGCAAATACACTACTTTCTTGATGGAACTTCTAGAAAACGTTATGCGGGCTGATCTgaaaaagtacaaattgaaaTAGGCATCTTTAATTTCTTAGCTAATCGTATCTGTCATCAAATTCTATATACCAGTTTCCTATTTTGTCCTATTGAATACTGTATGGAGTTGATGCTTTGAAGTGCAAACCTCTTTGATGTTTAATGTGAATAATTTCTGCTACAGAAAATGTATCCGGTGATCACCTATTACCTTAATGACCTACTACCTATTATCGTTTGGTAATCCAAGGGTTTCTCTTCGAGTGTGTTGTTTTTCAATAGAAGTGTTACCTAAGTTATGAATTTTGCAGGGATCACTACATTTGAGCTGGAATATGGACACTGGGTAGAAGAGCAACATAGACAGAACATTGAACTTCGAAATGCATTGCAAGAGCATGCAACTGAAATAGAACTTCAGATACTTGTAGAAGGTGGCTTGAACCACTACGCTACATTGTTCCGTATGAAGGCAGATGCTGCTAAGGCTGATATCTTTTACTTACTGTCTGGTATATGGAGAACATCAGTAGAACGTTACTTTCACTGGATTGGAGGATTTCGCCCATCAGAGCTtctaaatgtaaatttacGTCAGCTCTATTTTCGAAAACTTCTTGTTTTGGTGGTCATAGTTTTTGATATTCTCTCCATATATACATAGCCTTACTAGATGTCGTATATGTGTTCTTTTTAGAAGGTTGGGTTAACTGAAAAACATAACTACCTGGGAGTTCTGGAATTTGCAGTTTCAAGGTTTTAATCTGACATATAATAGGAAATATAGGACTACTGTGTTCCTTGGTGAGAATTCATGACTGAACATATTGTTTACTGCTAATGGTGACTGGGGTTTGCTCTCAAATATTACACATAGATCTGAACATGCATAGTTAGGGTATGTTATTATAATACATGTGTCATAGGCTTGAGAAATGAGTCTTACAGTTGTGGATGATGAATTCTGTTCTTCCCTTCCAACTGAATATAGACTTAGAAACCTACTATATCTGATAATACTAACCAGTTTTGTAGTAAACAGTACAGGTTACTTTCAATGAATGTGTAATATTCTACATGTTTCATTAACACAGATTGTCGAGTCCCAACTTGAGCCACTGAATGATCCACAACGGCTGGATTTCCATAACCTGAAGCAATCATCTCAGCAAGCTGAGGACGCTCTCTCACAGGGAATGGATAAACTGCAGCAGACACTTTCGAAGACATTAGAAGCTGATCAAATATTGATCGGAGAAACTTATGGATCTCAGATGGGTGCAGCCATTGAGAAATTTGAAGCACTGGAAAACTTTGTTAGCCAGGTAAAAATGCCTTTTCCACCTAGAGTGATATCATAAACATTTACTTGTCCAACTAATCTTAGCAACCAAGTCCTTTTCATGACACTCCTCttttggtgaattctgctgcTCTTTTCTGAGACAGGCTGATCACCTTCGGCAGCAGACTCTGCAGCAAATGTGTCGAATCCTCACAATTCACCAAGCGGCTCGCAGCTTGCTTGCATTAGGAGAGTACTTTCAGCGTCTTCGTGCCCTCAGTTCTCTTTGGACCGCTCGTCCACGCGAACCCTCTGCCGAGTCATATGCATCCTGATCTACACGTATATTGTATTTCCCCCAGTACTTCTGTATCAGAAGGCGTAAATATGAAGCTCAGTCCAGTGtgtatcaaattcaaaacatatATAGATTTTTGAGTAATGTTCCCCCAATGCCTATAGAGCATAGTTTTTGGGTAGGTTTATTGGAAATCCAAAATGTATTACCAGCACTTGATGTATAAATTTGTTGAGACAGTTATTATTGCCATGCATGCCAACAATATATTATGGACAATTGGGAAACCATTATCATCAATTGGAAACTATACTGATTCTGTACATTATGTCATCATAGAGTCGTGCTCATCTCTGCAATATCAGTGTACCTTTTACTTCCAATCTGCACCAAACTCTGCATACGGATGCCAATTGTGCAACCATACTGAATCTCCGTTCGCTTAAATCCTGAATACATAACTAATCTCAATATATACTAAAATCATGCCTAATATAGTCATATACTAATTGATGAATAAAAAAAGGCAAGCAACTAACTAAAATGGCTACAACTagtttgatgtttgagaacATCAGCCACTAACTAAAATGGCCATTTTTTGtactttattttctatttttctctACCACTAACatggagaaaaaagaaaaagaggtcTAAATTTCCCGGGAATATAATTAACGAAAATAGAAAGCTATAAATAttacaaattaaaattaaaatttttggAATATTCAGATTCAGTCAGATTCTAAGAAATGTCCACTCTTGCTTCACGTCTTCAACCTTCGTAATCCCAATTCTTCACTCCTCACTAAAACCCTAGATTTCCAATTCCAGTCGACCCGATTCAATTCGCCCCAAATTGATTCTGGGTCTGATCTCAAGATGAGTAATTTGAGAACAATTTGTAGGCCACACGCCGGCTTCACCTCCTTCATATGCTGCAGACATCAAGCTCGTTTCAGCTTTAGGGTTTCCTTTAAGcgtggaaaccctaattacTCGCCTAGTCTCTCTCCGGCGACGTCGGATTTCGCGAGATTGAATCGGAGCGAGTCGTGGTTTGGAGCGAACCAGAGAAGGTCCATGGTTAGGGCTTCGAATTGGACCCACCCCCAGTCTCCCTATGAAACTCTTGGTAATTGGGTCCTTGTTCTTCATGTTAAAGTTGGAAGCTTTGAGTTTTGGAATTTCTGGGTCTCTGATATTTTCAGTGTTTGTGTTTTTGAAATTTGTTATATTTGGTGTTTGCAGAATTAGAGATGGATGCTGATGATGATCAGATAAAGGTGGCTTACAGAAGATTGGCCAAGTTTTACCATCCTGATGGTATGTTACCTTATCTTTACTGGAAATTGTTTTCAAATGTTTGAATTTTGTGTCTGTAGATTGCTAGTAAAATCAGAGGTAGACAGTGGAGTTAATGAGGAAGTGGTACATGTAAGGATCATTTGTTCGGTTAGTGGTAATGTATGAAGTCAATCCGTGAATTGTTGTACCTGATCCCAATTGGTTTTTGTTGGAGTAGCAGAGGAGCTCGGAATATATTTTAGAAATTGGCAAGTGAGGATTCGTAATTCTCATATGTAACTCTGCTGAATTTGAAGACAAGCAAAGACGGTTATAAAAATGTCATGAGGGGGGAGGCGGAGGAACAAGATTATGGCAAAGTAGGTCTTTAGGAATTAGATAATCATTAAGTAGAGAGTTGCGCTTTTCAGAAGCTCTACCTAAAGAGTTCTCGGGTTCACATGGTCTGGATGATTATTGAAGATGACTTTCTCTGTAGGACTGGAAGTGTAGTACAGTTGTCCTGTACTTTGTGTTGTATAGAAGTTTAAGTTAATGCGGCTGTCCTTCCTGTTTCCAGTTTATGATGGCAGAGGGACCTTGGAGGAGGGGGAAACGGCTGAAGCTAGGTTTATCAAGATTCAAGCTGCATATGAATTGCTTTTAGATGTCGAGAAGAGGGGCCAATATGACAGAGATAACCGAGTCAACCCTTTGAAAGTAAGTTTTGTAGTTCAAGTTTTTACTGCTCTgtactttcttgcctcttatCTGAAAATAGCATTAATACATCTTGTTTGTAGTTGTATCGTTTTTGATCAACTGATCGCTTGGACTtctgttttttgttgttttgtaatCACTTTTTCATGTGCATTGTCATACAGGCATCTGAAGCATGGATGGAGTGGCTAATGAAAAAGCGGAAAGCTTTTGATCAACGAGGTGATATGGCAATAGCTGCTTGGGCTGAGCAACAACAGCGTGAGATGAATATCCGTGCACGTCGACTTTCTCGTTCCAAGGTATAGATTAATATATTTCTATCTTCTAATGACATCAAGCTAAGTGAAGATACATATCTAAACTAgatgtataaaaaaaaacagtagaTTTCACATTTGCAACATTATAAGTTCTCCATTTTAACTACGTAAAATCAATGGCAACCACATACTCTACTAGCACCTTGACTGATCAAGCACTATGTTCGATCAAAAACTTTAGTCAGGCCCCCCTATCATGATTTCAATCTTTTTGTTAGCATACACAATTATATCATGGGTCAATACACTGGACATCCAGGTCGACCCTtatgaagagaagaaaatccTGGCGAGAGAAAGGAAGGCCTCTGCTGAGTATTTCTCCAGTACGCTAAAGCGGCATACATTAGTGTTAAAGAAAAGAGACATCATGAGAAGGAAAGCAGAGgaagataaaaaaaagatcATTGGTCAGCTTTTAGCAGCAGAAGGACTCGAGCTTGACACAGATGAGGAAGAAAATCAGTAATGAAGATTCCGACTCATCACCAAGAATTGTATTATTAGCATACCCACAAGCTGCAGAGGAACTTGAGCTTGAcacagatgaagaagaaaccCTGGATGAAAAATTACTCATTGCCTTCTACATTTGTATTATAGCATACCATATAGATTGTCCCATCAGTATTAGTTTTTACCTGCAGAAACATTATACAACTTTGTATATATCTTTACGTTGCAGAAAATGGACTCAATTTATGGGAGATATTCATTTTTGAGGGGAAAGTATACGGAGTTCATTCATGCTCATTTATAGTCGTCCATACTAGTAGAAACTAGAAACTATTTGTAGTCATGAGATACACTCTCCATGGGAACCACCCGTAATCACCTTTAGAATGACCACCTAATGTTTCTTTCTTCAGTCAGTGGAGGTTCCTGCAATTTTGATGTCCGTTCATCCTATTGTTGGTTTGTATCCCGAACTGAGAGACCGAAACTTTTGCCGAGGATCTCACTCACTAAGTCACTATACAATTCATTTCTAAACACCACACCTGTTAGCCGTTGTTCTCCACTTTACTACTCAAATACTAACTCAATGGTATATCGCACATTTCGCATATAAGCTAATCgtttctttgtttgtttgcAAGATTGTTTTCAGTGTCCACACATCTATGTACTAATCCGATCATGACATGGAATGCAAGGGATGATCTGGGATTTCTTATTGCCTTTTTCCGAAGGAATTGAGGAGCTGTAAGCATCGGCTATTCCTCTCTTGAAAGGGAATCTTAGAGTGCCTATGCATCTCTTCTGATACTTTCGGTATCAATGCTTGCTTTCTCCAGCACGCCTAGTTTAAGATCTTTCAAGACAGTAAGTCCTGATAACTACAAGTGTGTTCGATCTGCATTACCTTAACCTGTGTACTTATGTATGTACATTACTCTTTGTTATCAAGGAAAGTCATGTACGCTACTTGGAAGAGGTGGAGGTCCATAGTAGCTCTAGATGGGAAAGGAAAAACATAATGAATATCACCATATAGCATCTCCATTTTGCGTTGTTCGAATGTCCAACTAAAAAACTCACTATTTGGACTTTCACCGCGTAATTACACAAGTACAAATTGATTTTGTTCAATCAAAGTCAATTATCATTTCCTCAACTCTTCAATTTAACTATAATCAACACATACATGATCATATGATGCCAATAGGGTTATATCTAAATTTAATCATCACTCATACTGATCTCATCTTTATGAACCAATTTAAATTAAATGATTTTattcattatactgtatacCCTATGAGATCGGAAGCTGAGCTTTGGACTAACATCCATTGTTTGCTAAACCATGTAAAAAGTCTTGAAATATATAAGCATGATGAAAGATTAGTAGAAACTGGTCTACTATCAACATCcttaagaaaacaaaacacagTAAACAATTGATCAATTATTAAGCATGAGCCTAGAAAGACAGAAAATCACATAGTAAATAATCAAAATCATCCTAACCACAGTACTCAACTCATGTATAAAACACCAAACCTCGAGAAAATTGTTGACATCCTTTCATAAAATGTGAAAACACTCGGTTCACAAACCACTGACCATTTGGACCAACACTAATTTCCCTCACAAATGATAACTCAGTACAAAACTTCTCCTGCCAGTGTCTACATATTCCCATTCTACCACACTGCTCCACAAGGGCATATACCACACATTGAATTCTTAAGTACTCTCCTCAGTTTCCTTAGTAACATTCATTTAATCCCACATGTGCAAATAAGCTCCAACCACTTCAATCCTGCATCAATAAAGCTACTAcactttttttaaaaaaaacaatatacaAACTATACATACTAAACAAGTAATAGAGCagaacagtttttttttttttgcattattCGATAAATACCTGCAAATCTCCTGTTGAGATCAAGCTGGGAGTGAAACCTATTCCTTGAATCCTTTCGATAGCATGGAAGAACTGGTAAAATTGTTGTTCGGCTCCTCCAAAGTGTAGTTCTCTTGTAGTTAGGAGCGTTGAGACAGTTGAGAACTCATAGAGGTCTAAGAATCTGTGTTGACGAAGTAATATCATGGTGTCCCACCGGTTGTAGTAACAAAGGTGGAGGTTGGAGGTGATTCTAAGTTAGTTGTTGATGCGGTTAATCAGAGGCGGATTTACCCTATGAAAGGGGTGACTCAAGCATCCCCCAAccaatatgaaaaaaaaatctagtattaattttttttttatttaagctTGGCTTATAATGAAGCATCCTCACTACCCCAAGTCCCCTATAAGACTTCCTCTGTACAATTGTACTTATGCTTGTATCTTTGTTATTAGAATGCTAATGTCTGATATAAGTATTGTTTTTCAATGATTATAGTTATCTATtagaaaaagatgaaaaaaaaagtcaaatttTCAGCCAAAATTAATTAGTGTTCgaaacaaaaattattttatgaaatgtaaaaaaaaatattgcttTGTGGTTTCCCTATGCCTTAAAGATtgatttgtttagttttgACTATTCTTGTTTCTACATCAACCACTAAAAAGACattttcaaatatgaacaTTGATTATCAAGAATCAACTTAGAAGCAAGATGAGAGTTAAGTTTCTTGGTGATTATATAGTTCTTCATATTGAGAAAGAGAATGCTGGATGAGATTAAAAACAGTCGACTCTTAGAATTAGCTTAAGTTTTTTAgactttaattttaattaattgaatTCTCTCACACCATTAAGATTCTCGCCATTTTTCCCCTTTGGTTTAGAAGTTCAAGTATCCCCAATATGGTGATCATAAATCCGCCACTGCGGTTAATGGTGCCTTACAACCCCTTGGAGATTACTCAAAATTTTCCGAGATATTAGAGCTTTAACTTCTAGCTTTGATTGTATTAGTTCTAAACATATCCATAGAGAAACAAATTTTGTAGCCGATGCTATTGCCGAACTTGGACATTCCTCTCTAGCTAGCTTGCTGGATTGAGGGAGTACCAAAGGGGGCCACAAgaactttgttttgtttttttttatgttgcaaactcttgttgctcGAAAGGTTTTTCGATTTATGTGTCATACACTAATTTATGGTCTTTTGGCGATGTGTGCTTTTTTTCGAATGcttgttttatttttgggtAGTTGtaggttttttgtttttctataaTGAGGGTTACTTGTCATAAATTGTAATGTGCCAGGTGATCTTGGATCACTATTTGTTGTCATAGGACAATTCAGCTTATGATGTATGTAGCCTTTTGAGTATGGTTTAATGAATACtatatttctcaaaaaaaaaagcgcTCATTTGCAGTGCCCTATAGCTTTGAAAACTTGCCGCCAAGAGTGCCGTGTCCCATTGACGCTCACCAAACAAATGAACATAGCAtgcattgaaaaaaaattattaagcACGCACTCACTGGTGATGTTGTTCGGATTAAGATTTTCTTTTACAAATGCTGATcgagttgtttttttttctctacgAGTTGTGAGTATATCTTCCTACAAGCAGCATCAACTAGAAGGAGAATCGATAATATCTCGAATTTAAATTCAGCAGCATCAACATCAACCTGAGGGAGAATCGATAATATCCTATGATGCACCAGTACGGGTACGGGATACGGATACGGGTACAGCATGATACGCGGATACGTTTTTTTTCTAGTATGTAGCGTTTTGGAtacgttttgtaaaataatatttaatatatgtataataatttctaaaatttgatcaaaaacaAGCAATTAAAAATTTATAACACCTAAATCTCATCAATTCTACAATAAACATAACTACATAAGTCCATGAATTAACTACTTAAgttcaaccaaaataaaaaataagaagtATTAAACATGATATATAGAATGTGATGTCTTCCTCTCTTCAatcatcttcatcctcattgTCAGATATTACACCCTCTAAgtccagagagagagagagtatgaGGCTGAAGAAAGTAGAAAGAATAGGTTTTATTAACCATTAAATGACAATTTTAACCTTGAACGTATCCAAATCGTATCCGGACCGTATCCGATGAGTTGACTGTGCAATACATAGTTAGGATACGTTTTTCATCCATGGATACGTGTATATGGCGTATCTAGACCGTACATGTATCTGGTACGGGTACGATACGGACATACCTATATTTTGCCGTATCCATGCTTTATAGATAATATCTCTAACTCTTCTAGAGTCCTAGTAAAACAACGTTACAGAGTGCCAAATGGATTTGTATACTTTCTGAAAACCAGACTAGGATTTAGATTTCCTCTCCTAATCGAAATAGGAGATATGCATTATAAAAGCTAAAAAGATGTCCAGGAGGTTGAAACTGAAAGATATCTGGCGAAACAAAATTTGGAGATGACGAGAGATAACAAGAGAACGAGAGGGAAGTACTCGTACAAAATTAGCAG containing:
- the LOC126794126 gene encoding transcription factor TGA7-like; its protein translation is MSYPSTQFAIPRQMGIYEPFRQVGVWRETFSGGNSSNIGASTIVEVDSNLENKIGFGSHESMEPSGNDQESHRSADKVQRRLEQNREAARKSRMRKKAYVQQLETSRLKLAQLELELDRTRKQVAYGGSSFGGNHMGYNGIVDSGITTFELEYGHWVEEQHRQNIELRNALQEHATEIELQILVEGGLNHYATLFRMKADAAKADIFYLLSGIWRTSVERYFHWIGGFRPSELLNIVESQLEPLNDPQRLDFHNLKQSSQQAEDALSQGMDKLQQTLSKTLEADQILIGETYGSQMGAAIEKFEALENFVSQADHLRQQTLQQMCRILTIHQAARSLLALGEYFQRLRALSSLWTARPREPSAESYAS
- the LOC126794134 gene encoding uncharacterized protein LOC126794134 isoform X1, with the protein product MSNLRTICRPHAGFTSFICCRHQARFSFRVSFKRGNPNYSPSLSPATSDFARLNRSESWFGANQRRSMVRASNWTHPQSPYETLELEMDADDDQIKVAYRRLAKFYHPDVYDGRGTLEEGETAEARFIKIQAAYELLLDVEKRGQYDRDNRVNPLKASEAWMEWLMKKRKAFDQRGDMAIAAWAEQQQREMNIRARRLSRSKVDPYEEKKILARERKASAEYFSSTLKRHTLVLKKRDIMRRKAEEDKKKIIGQLLAAEGLELDTDEEENQ
- the LOC126794134 gene encoding uncharacterized protein LOC126794134 isoform X2, whose translation is MSNLRTICRPHAGFTSFICCRHQARFSFRVSFKRGNPNYSPSLSPATSDFARLNRSESWFGANQRRSMVRASNWTHPQSPYETLELEMDADDDQIKVAYRRLAKFYHPDVYDGRGTLEEGETAEARFIKIQAAYELLLDVEKRGQYDRDNRVNPLKASEAWMEWLMKKRKAFDQRGDMAIAAWAEQQQREMNIRARRLSRSKHTQLYHGSIHWTSRSTLMKRRKSWREKGRPLLSISPVR